A stretch of the Haloarcula ordinaria genome encodes the following:
- the lysS gene encoding lysine--tRNA ligase translates to MAEDPYEVGRGGRRAFWADSVADAVEARNPEDPIVVKGGVSPSGVPHIGHFNEIMRGYFVAEALRDRGHEVRQVFTADDKDRLRKVPRQLADLEWNIVGLGEVDAGALGRNLGKPYTDIPDPFGCCDSYGAHFTNLLKKSAELVGVDVEFVSNTELYADGEFEAVTRRVLERADRARDVLADYQNKVDADYVPFVPQCADCGKLTEGVTEVDLEAGEVHYVCADVEAGDQTIEGCGHEGVASLRDGKLPWRFEWPAQWEILGVDFEPFGKDHAEGSWPSGEDIAENVLDIQPPVPMVYEWFTLDGEPLSSSSGNVVTVDEVLDLLEPEVFKYFFVKNPRKQRDFSVEHVDQLVDEFDAFEATYFGEDDASDDERELAERAYPMVVDDPREERVRIPYTFAAVLGMTDDPDLREDIARKEGHIPDDAPEWVVEGALARVERARNWARRTGNEFDYELKRTELPDVDFDPETEAALDELAAFVAEGHDGDAIQGEIYETAKRHDIDIADFFSAGYRLLFDDTQGPQLGPFVAKLDREFVVARLRREE, encoded by the coding sequence ATGGCCGAAGACCCGTACGAGGTCGGCCGTGGCGGGCGGCGGGCGTTCTGGGCGGACTCGGTCGCCGACGCCGTCGAGGCCCGCAATCCCGAGGACCCAATCGTCGTGAAGGGCGGCGTCTCTCCCTCCGGGGTCCCCCACATCGGTCACTTCAACGAGATAATGCGGGGCTACTTCGTCGCCGAGGCGCTCCGCGACCGGGGCCACGAGGTTCGGCAGGTGTTCACCGCCGACGACAAGGACCGGCTGCGGAAAGTGCCTCGACAACTCGCCGACCTGGAGTGGAACATCGTCGGCCTGGGCGAGGTGGACGCCGGCGCGCTCGGTCGGAACCTCGGCAAGCCCTACACGGACATCCCGGACCCGTTCGGCTGCTGTGACTCCTACGGCGCGCACTTCACGAACCTGCTGAAGAAGAGCGCCGAACTCGTGGGTGTGGACGTCGAGTTCGTCTCCAATACCGAGCTGTACGCCGACGGCGAGTTCGAGGCTGTCACCCGCCGGGTGCTCGAACGCGCGGACCGGGCCCGCGACGTGCTCGCAGACTACCAGAACAAGGTCGACGCGGACTATGTCCCGTTCGTCCCCCAGTGTGCGGACTGCGGGAAGCTGACAGAGGGCGTCACCGAGGTCGACCTCGAGGCCGGCGAGGTCCACTACGTCTGTGCGGACGTCGAGGCCGGCGACCAGACCATCGAGGGGTGTGGTCACGAGGGCGTCGCCTCGCTCCGGGACGGCAAGCTCCCCTGGCGCTTCGAGTGGCCCGCCCAGTGGGAGATTCTGGGTGTCGATTTCGAGCCGTTCGGGAAGGACCACGCCGAAGGTTCCTGGCCCTCCGGCGAGGACATCGCCGAGAACGTACTGGACATCCAGCCGCCGGTGCCGATGGTGTACGAGTGGTTCACGCTCGACGGCGAGCCGCTCTCCTCCTCGTCGGGCAACGTCGTCACCGTCGACGAGGTTCTGGACCTGCTCGAACCGGAGGTGTTCAAGTACTTCTTCGTGAAGAACCCACGCAAGCAGCGCGACTTCTCAGTCGAGCACGTCGACCAGCTGGTCGACGAGTTCGACGCGTTCGAGGCCACCTACTTCGGGGAGGACGACGCCAGCGACGACGAACGGGAACTCGCCGAGCGCGCGTACCCGATGGTCGTCGACGACCCCCGCGAAGAACGGGTGCGCATCCCCTACACCTTCGCCGCCGTCCTGGGGATGACCGACGACCCCGACCTGCGCGAGGACATCGCCCGGAAGGAGGGCCACATCCCTGACGACGCCCCCGAGTGGGTCGTCGAGGGCGCGCTGGCGCGGGTCGAACGCGCCCGGAACTGGGCCCGCCGGACCGGCAACGAGTTCGACTACGAGCTCAAGCGGACCGAACTGCCCGACGTGGACTTCGACCCCGAGACGGAAGCGGCACTCGACGAACTCGCTGCGTTCGTCGCCGAGGGCCACGACGGCGACGCGATTCAGGGCGAGATCTACGAGACGGCCAAGCGCCACGACATCGACATCGCCGACTTCTTCTCGGCTGGCTACCGCCTGCTGTTCGACGACACGCAGGGCCCCCAGCTCGGTCCGTTCGTCGCGAAACTCGACCGGGAATTCGTCGTCGCCCGACTGCGACGGGAGGAGTGA
- the pyrH gene encoding UMP kinase, which translates to MKVVVSVGGSVLAPDLEPDRVEAYADVVQTLVDAGHRLGAVVGGGPTAREYIETARELGANEIELDQLGIAVTRLNGRLLTAALDDLAAPAPAESYDEGRAVMRRGEVPVLGGIVAAQTTDAVAASFAEYVDADLLVYATSVPGVYDADPNQDPDATRFDELTADELVDIVVGNEMNAGSNAPVDLLAAKVIQRSGIEAVVLDGTDPDRVRRAVQNDEVDGTTILPGA; encoded by the coding sequence TCGTCTCCGTCGGCGGGAGCGTCCTGGCTCCCGACCTCGAACCGGACCGAGTCGAAGCCTACGCGGACGTGGTCCAGACGCTCGTGGACGCGGGTCACCGCCTCGGCGCCGTCGTGGGCGGCGGACCGACCGCGCGGGAGTACATCGAGACCGCTCGTGAACTGGGCGCAAACGAAATCGAGCTCGACCAGCTGGGCATCGCCGTCACGCGGCTGAACGGCCGCCTGTTGACGGCCGCACTCGACGACCTCGCGGCGCCGGCGCCGGCCGAGAGCTACGACGAAGGCCGCGCAGTCATGCGCCGGGGTGAAGTGCCGGTCCTCGGCGGTATCGTCGCCGCCCAGACGACCGACGCGGTCGCCGCGTCGTTCGCCGAGTACGTCGACGCTGACCTGCTCGTCTACGCGACGTCGGTCCCCGGCGTCTACGACGCCGACCCGAACCAGGACCCCGACGCGACCCGCTTCGACGAACTCACCGCCGACGAGCTGGTCGACATCGTCGTCGGGAACGAGATGAACGCCGGGAGCAACGCGCCCGTCGACCTGCTTGCTGCGAAGGTCATCCAGCGCTCGGGCATCGAAGCGGTCGTCCTCGACGGGACCGACCCGGACCGCGTCCGACGGGCCGTCCAGAACGACGAGGTGGACGGCACGACTATCCTCCCGGGGGCCTGA